In Lolium rigidum isolate FL_2022 chromosome 3, APGP_CSIRO_Lrig_0.1, whole genome shotgun sequence, the genomic window gttattgcgtatcgaagaccttgtctgcataatcttgcagtcaagaaaggcaagttcatcacttgctcatgtcatttgagtatttctatcaaattacttgcaaagtactatggttatcactattgcataaaaaccaaaaccactactttcataactatgaatatgactatgtggtgggcaatggaaccatggattgtgttgatatggtggaggttccattgcaagggattatatccatctaggattaaacaacaaatgtcgccagtgattcttgtgccgtaatacccgtgttaaccataagatccggagtgggacggagtagtcaaaagtgtttccacctctcgttcatcaacagatgcgctttaccgtagacacttgtatctgtccgtggcaagcggtaggctggggaagccttaagtccccacggcatagtccgtagacacttgtcgctcgaagaacaagcggtaggctggggaagccttaagtccccacggtattgcggtctatgatgggttgcagctaccggtgtaggagtgtatggtagatcccagcactgtcgtcgtggtcggggtccaccttgaaatctacaggaataatgggaccggcgtggacccagggtcggggcatgcaacaaagggtgggtgttcgaggtagcggaggaacatgattggctagaccttatatcgggcctcacaccaaaggaagtgtggacgagaacttaagctcggttggcaccaaggataagatctcttatgggtaaagcaacacacctctgcgagtgtaaagaaccgtgacctgtcactccccgttccgggatatggaactgcgaacgcggccggaaaggagctccatgaagttctagtaaaccggtgaaggctgacggacatagttcttctgaataaaagcaaccttttgaagaaatgattatgaaaacctgcattggtattagacttcctggtctaatgccgtagctagtgcattaaacacctctttcctataatgaacttgttgagtacgctcgtactcatcccactcttaaatcccctgcttagatatggaggcatcgaaggaggatctacagtgcaactcgaaggccgaggagtcaacaactacttcaagggacaggaacctgtcagaagagtcagataccacatccaacaaggagaaacctagattagcaatagaaaggaactagcttcctaaacttagctcctatttagctagaatctattcatagcctctgtagctagttaaatactctacaagtagagttcgtgttaggactagactacgagtcgttcttctggagtttatttgcagttttacctcattgtaaagtaggaggctgtgatgatcttatgtaacagagtcaatgttgtaattctatagatgtgccttggacccgcatatgtttctgttgtaccactctgagcgatataatactcgtggaacggtgtttcattggtgttatatcagacttgcatactacaccatgcagtggtatgccgggtcaccacaaattTTGAGGTCGGGCGAACTTTAGAACGTAAAagtgatgcaaaaaaaaattgtaccTCCCCCTAGCTGCAATGTTCTTCCTCGACCACAATATCACAGCGACAAACATAGAGGCTGAGCTCTAGATGGCTAGCTGCCGGCGGCGTCTGATTTGCTCAACTTCAAGTTGTTTTCCTGGCCACGACGCACGGCCCGGCTAGGCAGCAGCCCAGTTCGGCTTCTCCCCCTACGGCCtagtttctttttctcttttgtttttccTTCGGAAACGTACATAATTTATACAAAACTGATTATATCTTCAGaaatgcatatatatatgcattttTTTGCcgaaaatcaaggtagggcagctGCCATACCTTGCCCAAAGAGGAGCTTCGCCCCTGAGAGTCCTGTGGGGGAGTTGGCTCCTCTGCCGATGTTGCAACATGAGGTGGGCTCGCCTGGGTCCTCGGGGGTGGCTTCCATGCCCCTAACGTTGGAGCTCAGCCATCGTGGAGGTTTGGGTGGATGATGTCTTCCTCTCGCCAGAGTCCATCACCCAGGTGATTCCTTTGGGTGACAAGGTGGCGGCATCTGGTGCATTGCCATCTGTTCCCAGGGCCCTCTTTGCAAAAAAAGCTTTGTGATATTCTCGCTAGCTTGGAGGCCGCTAGCCCCGAATCGGGTAAGATAATTGGTTGACTTTTGAAGGATAAGGCAACtaagaacaagagcaagatggtgGGCGCTAACCATCTCTCCGGCATTCCAAAGGAGAAGTCCTTTAAGGGAAAGAGCAATAAGAGCCGCGTCACGGGAAAGGGTCCCTGACGGCTTAGATGGattgttttcttctttctccGGTGTGTTTCCAACGAGGTGTTGATCCATTTATGGGGGTTTCTTTGTTGCATGTGGGGTGAGTTTTTGGCCTCTCGGGGCGGTCGTGGAGTTTTTGGCGTTGGGTGTCAGCGTGTGTTCTTGTTGTAACGGTTTTCGTTTGGTTTCCCTTAATTAAACATGACAATCATTTCTTCTAAATTAATACATTTGGACAAAACTTCTGCCTCCGTTTTTCTAAAAATATTATATTCTTTGGggtccaattattttattatgtaTCACCTCAGTCCGTTGGTTAAATTTATAAAGTCTTCATAGTAACAATTATTGGTTTTTCTGTAATATAATGTTTTAAAGCCGtaaaaaaatatttatttctgtaacctttttaccccttgtcccatTGCCTATATATTTTCCAAAACTGACCCATTTTGTCCATTACAACAACCGCGGGATGAGCGATACTGTCACTCTCTTGGACTTTCTCGCGTGGCCGTTGGCCGTGGTGTACTGTCATGCCGGTGTTATTTTGTGCCCAGATTGGGACACTTATAGGTGAGAGGTCATTTAGGCAGATGTATGAAAATTAGCTACTTCGAAAATGTCAGCAGTAAATTACTAAGGAAGCTATTTAATTTTGTAGTTTCGAAGATGCCATCAAACAATAAAATTTATGCAGAATATCAGCTATAAAATGGTGATTGGAGCAAACTATTTGATTTCTTTGAAGTGTTAAATGAAAATATTTAATTTGCTCCTGTGTGCCACCACAGTCCACTGCTGAAGTGCTGATCCACTTGGCCCAGCGATATCTCTTGCTACTATGCTGTCAACATATGCGTGCGTAACCATAAAGTTGTTAACGATTGAATTGTTGTAGACGGTTGACTTGGCATAAGATGTGCTACGTTGCAATAAATTTTCAAATCAAAATTCTGCACCACTAAGCGAGGACACTAGCTAGTTGCTCGAATGTACTATTCAAAATTAAATGTAAACTTGCTCATATACACAACTATAAGTGTCTTACAAGTAATTTGATGTGCGGGTTAAGAATAAACttatggttggatggttagaagTGTAGTGACACCCCagctcaccagagttcaaactTCAGGTTTAAtattttggtgtctcataaagtcaGAATATGTTTCCAACGGTGGGTGATGTTCCCATTGATATTGAGATATTTGTGgtaacttcgtcaacctcaagacccGGAAGTTTCTTAGACTCAGATTCTCGAAGGTACTCATAGGGGTAAGATGTGTGTGTTCTCTGATTTACCAACTGGTATGAAGACTCATCATGTGTGAGAGACAAGGATGGTTGGGCAGATGTATCTATCTCGATGCAATGTTTTTTTTAGGGAAGACCATCATGGCTAGCTTTATTAATATCAAATAATGGATACCTCATGCATGATGGTTTACGTAAAAAGCTAGGAGGTTCGTCGACCCAATTACAAAAAAGTTTCAAAGTAAAATTATGTCTAGCTATTACATGTGTTGTATTACTGGCCTCCCTCGTACAATGTTGAAACTCCACCGTCCCAATCATAGCTGCACTTTGGACACAATCCGCATATATGGCTGCTGCTTCATTCTAGAGCCTCTACTGTGttaaaaggtttttttttttttgaacagggaaggCCCCGAAGGGCCGAGAAGCTCCATTAAACGGTGGGAAACATTACATACATGACCTTGGCTTTAGAAGTAATAGCACAGGAGTCCTGGAAAATTACAGAAAGGACCTcagaaagaaaattaaaaaagcaatcaagtccttcttctccaccgcaaCACTGATTCAATCCCAGACAACGGTCGCCGTCGACGATGCCGGGGACTACGCCACTTGGTTCGCCGACAGGATGGATCACCGAGCTGAGATTGCAGATCTTCCACCACAGCCCTAAGGCGTGGAGGAAGTTAATACTCCCCGGAGCAGAAGCTACCGAGGTACGGCGAGGCCCCTTTGGCCACAGATAGCGGCGGTGGAAATCGCCGACGCTTGAGATCCGCCGCAGATCGAGCTTCAAGGCATCCTTGGGCCTCTGATTCCTGCATCTCCTCTCCCCTAGATCTCCCTCGCCACCTCGGCCGTCcagaggaagaagagaggagggATACAGCAAGCCAGAGGTAAGAACAACCCGCCTCCTTGCTGGTTTGGGCGAACTTGAACCGCAGCACCACCTACCcttgcctccatggccggccagagaGGGTGTTGCAGCTCGGAACGCCGTCGCCGGAGCAGCCGCTGCTGTGCAAGCCCAGATCCCCCCGCCACCTCGGCCGGCCAGAGAGGGTAACACAGCAGAACATGACTGTACCTGCAAGAGAAAGCTTCCAGCGATGTTATTCAAACGTGCAGTGGTCTCCGCTGCCGTTCCCAGCTCCGACCAGGGAGCTGAGCCAAGGCAAGGAAGAACCCTAGCCTCCAGATCTCGCCGAACCAATCCGGAGCTGCACCAAAACTACTGGCAAGAAGCCAAAACCTAACCCTAATATCTACAGAGAGAAGTCCGGCGCCTCCCCTCCGCCTCCCTCGGCCGGCATCGCCGGCGAGGTCAGCTTCGGTTTGGCCCGGGGAAGAGAGGTTCTCCCTCAGGTACTGTAGCTGGGCGAGAgaagagagggggggggggatgaGCTCAGCTCCGCTCGGGCAGTACATTCCATATTCCTGGTAAAAGGTTGATTACCTCTAAAGAAGTAAAGAATCCAACTCAACCTGTACACATTGGCAACCAATTGTATTTGTAAGTTGGAGGCCCAACTGCATTGCACTTGCTTCAGTTGTTGCCACTATcggtacatgtggtatgaatgcaAAGGAACTAACTAATATTTTGCCCTTGTTATTACGGCTGATTGCACCCACTGCTCCCGACAGATCATCAGCGTTAAACGTTGCCTCTACATTGAATTTTACATGACCCGAAAGCAGCCGAGACCACCCATGCCTCTTTGCAGCTAGAAGAAGGCAGGTTTACTCTGGAATGATTGGCTACCAGAGCTTTGATGGACATGGCACATCCAGGAATTGGGGGCACTGTTTCGTCATGCGTTTTACGCTGTCACGCCGACCAAATATACCAAGCAGTCATTGCTATCAGTTCTTGACGGTAAATATTGGTGTACCCTGGCATACAATCAACATCCTCTCGTAATAGAATTTCCAGGGCCACAGAACCCGATCGATCTTCACATGCCGCATCAAGAATAGTTGTTCCAAGGCCAAGCTCTTTCCATAAGTCAGCACCCAAGTGCATTTAAAAACCATATGCACATCTTCAGCCTGAATATCACATATCGAACAATGTCAACTTGTGGGCACATGTCTATTCGCGAGGATTGATTTAATTCGGCGGTAGAATTCCATGCATAGCTCTCCAACAAAATATCTTGACCTTCGCAGAAACTTTTAATTTCCAGAGAAATGTGAATACAAGGATGTAATTTTGGGCATGGTGTTTTGGACcccagggagcatatgctcccggaagaatataaaattcaaaaaaaatagacaAACAAACTGAAAGTTGGTGTACttgtttttagggatttctattttcgtaccctcggttccttaggtgtgctcagttttctccagctccttagtttttcctcagttttccccaagaccttgtctgaaaccatcacaggtgctgtaacggtcggttgcccgacggttgaccgttatcttctgactagtggggccacgtagagcccgcaaagacacgtcagaccatccatctttgtttgaccgtaagcatcgctgtatccctgaccaaaacgcgcacgagtggggcttcggtatatcgaatgacaagtgggccatgacgctgatacaaggggcaatacacgggtaggaatagatttttaaacggagctctacagcgatggcacggaggaggtggcctgcggggtgccgagatgagatcgacgtccacaaagaactgcatgaggcgagaccagacgcattagatagatatgaactaaacgcgtttaaccatgcaaagaagagaagaaatggtcgacgacatcgacgactacctcaaaactttgactgaccgtgtccgacacgaacgcgagcaatatagagaaaactagtgtctctcctttctggcgtgtatagatgggtgctagaagagtgtggtggcgaagggaaagacctcgtggtggtctgtggcgtccagcatagcggggcggcgtggccgtgcccacagcggcgtgcatgcatgttcggcattggcatcagcatgtacgttcggcattggcctcggcggtatctctggtgtgtcagtgatcgaatgaggggacgggattgagggtgcatcccgacggtgacctagcagatggcggcgagcatagccgttctgaccatgccgatatcggcatcggcatcgtttggaggctgtggtgctcgaatcaaggtgggatttgtttcttgtacgccaaaagtgatttgaaacaagtttcgtgttgaaggttaggtagctaaagtttgtaactaagcccaaaattatactagcgccatggtgaggttctttttgatagagctatacggttgggcaaattttttttgacactttttagataggattccttgttgttacacgtatggcatcatgtatggaaaatttggggtcatttggagatgttcgaaaaaatcactttgcttaaacgcatgccgtttcgtctcactgaaaccagcttttctaacaaggtgatttattctaccttctctaaatgacctcaaatttcatacagctgatcttctatacatagatagatagattgtttcgtttttacattttttgaactttttatttccctttataatacccaattgattttcaggtcaaaacctcgaaaaacagcatcatgtatggcatcattttcgccctaaatttcaaattttgtgaaacttccccttttagatattccttgttgttatagatatggcataatatataccaaatttggttaggtctcactgaaaccagcttttgtaacaagttaggttttttcgaccttctcaaaagggatttttctaccttctctaaatgacctcaaaaatcatacagacgatcttctatacaaagataggtagattgtttcgtttttacattttttttgaacttttatttccctttataatacccatttgttttcaggtcaaaacctcgaaagttaacataagtagatggtgaacccttccaaatttcaaatacagagatagatagattggtttgtttaccatttttaccgtgaatagtaatggctataaaaaatcggtgatggtttatcatttcttgcgtgaaaagtaatggatacaacaaatcggtgatggtttatcattttttttcgtgaaaattaatggctacaacaaatcggtgattgtttatcattttttgcgtgaaaattaatggctacaacaaatcggtgatggtttatcattttttgcgtgaaaagtaatgcctaaaagagtttataatttttagcgcgtgaaaatgaatacagaaaaccgccctttagcatacttagagagtggaaggtaaccgtcgacagagagagaggggttatcctgcccgttagatcatacgatcaacggtcggtgggaatgatccgcgtgacatgggctagaccaatcagggcattgCACGtgtgcgagaatttgtggagggagagggaaaaactgagtagtatcaagaaaccaagggcacctgtgtaataaacagactaagggattcaaatatgagatttaaaaaatggaaaatgcgtgttttgtacaatgaaacccatcttggcctatctcaaactatttgcaatacaaatatacatgagtgtgagaattgtggcctcatttagacaaagtatgttttggggaaagttgttttgggaagggcttattgtggaaaaccatgcaccttcatagctactaggtgatttgagaaggcctttgagaagtggtaatttatggtaaaacttgatttatctatgacttatctatgttttgagaactgataatttgtggtaaagactccatgagtatgtgccactatttttcagaattttttgcacattaaatgactcatttaactagttaatcccatttgttgactgtctgttgaccaaccacttgagggtaaaactgagcatattgcactagccagtattagcactcaaggggaaaactgagcacacgaaaaatgctagtataatactcgaggttatacctgagtatatctaaatttccagggttagactcgaggacgcgtgttgcggtgcagaaatggaagacgtgcaattgttgacgcgtagacgcgggtcgcggtgcagaactcgaagacgtgcaatcgtggacgcgtgtcgcattgcagaagtccaagacgtgcagacgtgcagcggtggacgcgtaggacgcgggtcgcattaaccacccctcgcctttatagacgcctcctcccactatctctgtcactctcactcgcccacgcaacgccgctctctcacgtcccatcatcttctccaaagcaaaaaaaaccctctccctctccctctcctctgccggcgagatggacaaggagaatgccaatcccatcgtccacggcgccgtcggctccaagcacgacgcctccctcttcgacgccgtcccctcaacggacgtcgccgccgtcccctcaacggatttcgccgcctcctccgccggtgcatcggaggctgttgCCGCCGatcgcggtcagatcccgccgggatatgacccctacgagtatgtgccgtacgtcccgcccccgaacccctacgacacctccatggaggacgcttggagcgaggtaactacggtttgcttccttttttgttccctatTCCTTTtttaaccctatttttgctggtgtagatggatctgtagatggatgagtattgggctaatatttgcgccgattttattccattttgcttttatcccttcttgatttcgtttaagatttggggttcagcagtttggttaatttatgcaagtaataatgggatctcaatcagttaatttatgcaagtaatcataggatctcaatcagttattttatgcacgaatcaaaagatatcaaccgtttaattttgcaaataatctggaatgtgttcaagttcagatctggaatctatttctttgcctatgatgaatcggtgggcacaaatttttacagggagggttcatcgaagcattgctgtgtacaaatctgttgtgcatgatctttggttcgctgactacatccctctggacatataatcgtgtccactgtaactgaggctgcctctatttttcctaactttgttatcatgcacgttagtcatcgttgcaactcattcactaatagttcccgtttgatatggatcagctgtctggcagcgacgacgagcaccatgacatcaagactcgccaggtgctgcggaggctgcaggtcggccgatacgcCTCCTACTTCACCAAGGGTGTCTacgagtgccccttctgcactaggaggctcggccgcactgacttcaactgcctcctcacgcatgccgagaacatcggcaacaccttccccaaggtcggcgcgtcggtgaacccccactccttccgcgccaagcacatggcgctcggcatgcacctccgcagcttccagcgggtggagatctccgccgggcgcatgcctccgctcaagcccaaggctcccaaggggagcaacaagtggaggcgagaggcggatgaggtaggcggagtcctggacgtgtgctgctgctgcctcctattttgttgttagctagggatcccttgttgttatgttgttagtatgatggtgcttgtgaagaacctcgaacctgttactatgtttggctgttgtatgcagcttattatctagggagggatccctattatctatccctattctactatatgaccgtgtgaatttatcgtacattccctgtagatttgcttctagatttaactacatacatatagaccagatggagtactagattgggctccctactagatttcctgccatattgggcaaacaacgagggccgaaagacacaaataataattgaagaaagacagaaatgcaagcttctctagatttgatactaattaggtgaaaaaaggcagagagaaggaggcggaaaaggtactcttaaaagggaaaatgccaatttgggccgagagagacaaaacctagctcctgctcacgtgcaaccaatgctatctcgtcctgtcccacgcggtccctttctaccagccccacgcgacgcggaccCACacaacgcggccccacacgtcagcacggaacggtcaactaaacgggaatactgccgtctgagctgcttctgcgcgtttcaaacaaggacctggggaaaactgaggaaaaactaaggagctggggaaaactgagcacaactaaggacccgagggtacagaaatagaaatcccttgtttTTATTACTATGGTCCGCGTTTGTGCATTTTTTATGCAAAAAATCAATATGTATGTTTTTCCAATAAATAAAGACAAAAGCACATGTCACAATATTTGTGTTTCTCTATTGAAAAACCAATTGACATGAACATATACATGTCTAATTTTTTTCTCATATTTTTTTGACATTCATAATTTTTTCCGCATGTGGAAGCATAAGAGCTTGGGAGTCGGATTGAATTTTCGTGCAATTTCTACTCAATACTAATATACTATGAGAAATACATTTTCACACTAGGATTGTTTTTTTAGGGGACACACTAGGATATTGAATTGGGTGTGCACCTCGCTAAACAATACAGGTGCAACAACCTTTTTTTTTCTGCACGAAGCACCAAAGCGCTCAACTATTAATGTAGGAGAAGAGAGTCGCATGGTTAATCGACGGAAAGCCGGGTTTGAATTGATAGTATTGCGTCTAACTGGGGACAAAACATAAACAACAAGTAAAGATGCTACGAACATATCCTATTTGGAAAAGGTATCTTCAGGACCCATTACAACGAAAAGGACAAGTGATTGCAACTGCACTGTACAAAGCAAGTGCAACGTTTTTTAAGAGTACATATGGTTATATTTTCCGTACGTACTAAAAGTCAATTGTCAACTCGTGAAgaatgccatgccatgcatggGGATTATACTCCTTGTATTTAGATTTCAGACCCTATTCAGAAGCTAGCAGAAATTGAAGTTTCCTTGTATTTGAGTTCATGGGAATCTGTATGGACAATGTGGACATAACACTTTAATTACAAATTTACAACAACAACTGAATTGCTGAAGGGAGTGCCTAGgaatcaaacaagggatacagctCATATCTCAAGCTGCAACTTCCACCTAGCACTTTCCCTCCCTCCTTGGCGCATCCCCTCGCCGCCAGTTTAGCAATGGCGGCTTCAAGGCATAGCTTGCAGTCCCCGCCGGAGAGGTCCTTGGTGCACTGGGCCAGCCCGTGCAGCCTGTGCGTCCCCCCGATTGCGTCGGCCGCCCCGGCGGCGAACAGCAGCGGCGAGAGGTACGCCGTCCTAGTGAGCTTCTTCATCATGCCGGCGACCTCCTCGTCGAGCTCCGCCGATCTCGCCGCGCTCTGGACGACGTTTCCCGGCACGAAGGCGGTGTGCTCGCTGTCAGGCTCGCCGAAGAAGGGCTCGGCGGAGTACCGTAGCGTGCAGGCGTCGAGCCAAACGACGGCTTCCTTCTTGGACGAGCAGAGGCGCTGGGCGTGAGCTCTCGCGGAGCGGATGCACTCGGCGCACGTCTCCCTGGCGACGTCGCCGCGGCAGAGGGCCAGGCCGTGCACgctctcgtcgccgtcgccgccggacgTTGCGATGTCGAAGCCGATGGCTGGGGCCTTGGTCGCCAGGAGGGACATGAGCTGGTGCAGGTTGCTAGCGAAGGGGCTGTCCGCGGCGAAGCTACGGGCGCCGGAGCACGACGCGGCGGGTGCGTCGATGGAGCCGGCCGCCGCCTGGGAGGCGGCGAGCAGGAGGAGAAGGAATGTGGCCTCAGGAATCGGCATGGCTGGTCGGTGGAACAAATGAATTGCAAGTGTAGGTTGCTGATGAGGAGAGCATCCGTGTTGATATATAAAGAGATGTGTCATGTGTGTGTGTCACTGGCGTGGCCGAAGGAAGGGAAGAAGCACCAAGGCGATGAGGTCTAAAAGTTTGGACGTGTGTAGTAGTTGGGGTTGGACCATGGCAGGTAGGCTGGGCGCCTCCTGGACGAGGTCGTATTCGCCGCTACACGCCTGTCTTGACAAGCCGCCAATCAGGCCCTGGGAGCAACCCGCCAACGCTGACGCTGACCGGGCTAATACTTGGTGCGGGCGCATCCCGTGCAACTCACATTGGAGTGTTCCTTCTTCATAGTATATTGTTGGCGCAGCCCGAAGCTGCGCCTCTCTCTTCTCACGCTCTCTCTCTCACGAACAAGAACTGGAGGTGGAAGGAGACGACGACCGGAGTGGAGACGCAAGTATTTTCAGTGGCCGGCGCCGGAGCGCCGCCACGGGCGCACCAACGCCCTAATCACTTTCTCCTTGAACTCACGGTGCAACACATACAAGCAGTACAGTGGCTTATATAGCCAGGTGCACACACACCAGCACACGCACGCACGCATCCACTAACCCACTAACCTGACATGCATGATCTGCTTGCTATGCCAACGCCCACCACACGCTCTAACGCGCCCATGATCCGCTCGGCCAGGGCTGCGCGCACGACGCGCACAAACACAACGACGCAGCTGCCTCGACGGATCTCAACTGACTACTGCATGCAGCCCCTTGGCACTACGTACGCGCTAAGCTGCTGACTAACTGACTCGCTTCAAGATTAGTGCTAACATATATTGATCTCCGCGTGCATAGTCTCATTACTGATAAGGTTagtagatactccctccgttcctttttaattgactcggatttagtacaaatttgtactaaattcgagtcaattaaaaaagaacggagggagtatatctttcaaattttttaattgactcggatttagtacaaatttgtactaaattcgaatcaattaaaaaagaacggagggagtatatctttcAAATTTGTCATGTATTAGTGTACTGAGAATTACTTTACGTCTTAGTCACCCAAAAAAATGCAACATGGACGGGACGTTGGACCGGAAGCCTTAAGGTTGCCGAAAAGTTGGTTCCATAGCATGGGAAACACATTGCAACCGCACAAAGAGGCACATTTGTTAGATCAGTTATCACCTTTCAATCTATATATCATATCACATCCCTTGTGATCCCACCCGGTTCTTACATTCCATGAACCAAATGGAAAGAGCTTTCTTTTGTGCGGCGGCGGATAAGATCTCCGAGGGGAAATGCAAAGTAAATTTGCAAGTGGTGTGTAGACCAAAAAAAGAAACAAGGT contains:
- the LOC124695846 gene encoding cysteine-rich repeat secretory protein 38-like, producing the protein MPIPEATFLLLLLAASQAAAGSIDAPAASCSGARSFAADSPFASNLHQLMSLLATKAPAIGFDIATSGGDGDESVHGLALCRGDVARETCAECIRSARAHAQRLCSSKKEAVVWLDACTLRYSAEPFFGEPDSEHTAFVPGNVVQSAARSAELDEEVAGMMKKLTRTAYLSPLLFAAGAADAIGGTHRLHGLAQCTKDLSGGDCKLCLEAAIAKLAARGCAKEGGKVLGGSCSLRYELYPLFDS